A section of the Hyphomicrobiaceae bacterium genome encodes:
- a CDS encoding cation:proton antiporter subunit C, translating into MISSVVLTTGFLLILIGLWGVLTHRNILRIIISFSLMGTGSHIVIVAIGYVTGGTAPIIDSALSLADAPHRAVDPIPSALVVTAIVIGLAVTAIMLAYAIRLYDAKKTLSIDALTESKW; encoded by the coding sequence ATGATTTCAAGTGTGGTTCTGACGACAGGCTTTCTTCTCATCCTGATCGGCCTTTGGGGCGTGCTTACCCACCGCAACATTCTGCGGATCATCATTTCATTTTCATTGATGGGCACCGGAAGCCATATCGTTATCGTCGCGATCGGTTACGTGACCGGTGGAACAGCGCCGATTATCGACAGTGCTTTGAGCCTAGCTGATGCGCCGCATCGTGCGGTTGATCCTATACCTTCCGCGCTTGTCGTAACTGCCATCGTGATCGGCTTGGCGGTCACTGCGATCATGTTGGCCTACGCCATCCGGCTGTACGACGCGAAAAAGACTCTGTCGATTGACGCCCTCACGGAATCGAAATGGTAG
- a CDS encoding Na+/H+ antiporter subunit E produces the protein MAGDQQGQPSRSSGFIVLAALLTAIWIFLNSSAAIEPVITGVVISGGLAFAFTRKAGVWQDVVAHPVRLYHFISYTGIFLAELTRANVNMLRYVYSPRIEINPGIVKIKTKLKTPVGRLALANSITLTPGSLVVDIEGDSLFVHCLDLETSDLEEATRLIAGPFEEQLEKTFG, from the coding sequence ATGGCAGGCGACCAACAGGGACAACCGTCACGCAGCAGCGGGTTTATTGTACTAGCCGCGCTTCTGACTGCAATTTGGATTTTTCTGAACTCCAGCGCTGCGATTGAGCCTGTGATCACGGGTGTTGTAATTTCGGGTGGGCTGGCATTCGCTTTCACGCGTAAAGCGGGGGTATGGCAGGATGTAGTCGCGCATCCGGTCCGTCTTTATCATTTCATCTCATACACTGGGATTTTCTTGGCTGAGCTCACACGGGCGAACGTCAACATGCTGCGTTACGTCTATTCGCCTCGCATAGAAATCAACCCCGGCATCGTCAAGATCAAGACCAAACTAAAAACCCCCGTTGGCCGTTTGGCGCTTGCAAATTCGATTACGCTTACACCCGGTTCACTCGTCGTTGATATTGAGGGCGATAGTCTGTTTGTCCATTGCCTCGATCTGGAAACGAGTGATCTGGAGGAAGCCACACGCCTGATTGCAGGTCCTTTCGAGGAGCAATTGGAGAAGACCTTTGGCTGA
- a CDS encoding DJ-1/PfpI family protein, with the protein MAGKKILMLCGDFVEDYETMVPFQTLLTVGHTVHTVCPDKKTGETVATAIHDFEGNQTYTEKRGHNFTLNATFADVRGADYDALVIPGGRAPEYLRLNPAVIALVQHFMESGKPVAAICHGAQILAAASVLKGRRCSAYPACRPEVELAGGEYADIAIDAAVTDNNLVTAPAWPAHPAWMAQFLKVLGTRIEHA; encoded by the coding sequence ATGGCAGGCAAGAAGATCCTGATGCTGTGCGGCGATTTTGTCGAGGACTATGAAACCATGGTGCCGTTCCAGACCCTGCTGACTGTGGGTCACACGGTGCACACGGTATGTCCCGACAAGAAGACGGGCGAGACTGTCGCCACCGCCATCCACGATTTCGAGGGCAACCAGACTTACACGGAGAAGCGCGGTCACAACTTCACGCTCAATGCCACGTTCGCGGATGTGCGCGGCGCCGACTATGACGCGCTCGTGATCCCAGGCGGCCGGGCGCCAGAGTACCTACGCCTCAATCCTGCTGTGATCGCCCTTGTTCAACACTTCATGGAGAGCGGCAAACCGGTGGCTGCCATTTGCCATGGCGCACAGATCCTCGCGGCGGCTTCCGTGCTCAAGGGCCGCCGCTGCTCAGCCTATCCTGCGTGCCGCCCAGAGGTCGAATTGGCGGGCGGCGAGTACGCCGATATAGCAATCGATGCCGCGGTTACCGACAACAACCTCGTGACGGCGCCAGCTTGGCCTGCGCATCCAGCCTGGATGGCACAATTTCTGAAGGTTCTCGGCACACGCATCGAGCACGCTTAA
- a CDS encoding GntP family permease, which produces MGLLGIFVALTFLMFFAFRGWTILLLAPAAALIAAAFAGEPLLAHWTQTFMIAASGFLAQFFPIFLLGALFGKLMDDSGSVTTIANFMTDKLGPSRAVLAVVLAGALVTYGGVSLFVAFFVLAPMGLALFQAGNIPRRLLPAAIALGTSTFTMSALPGSPAIQNAIPMPFFGTTPFAAPGLGIIAAIVMFGFGIWWLNVAQARAQRASEGFDNSVVMEPVTSTLHAADDLTVRELASTAREFDPAEIDAGARAANGPPIVLAMLPLAVVISANFIMTQFVLPRIDASFLEKGQWGGTSLASVGGIWSVSVALFLAIVVLVFLNYKRLPALRDTVDAGANASVLPVLSVASLVGFGAVVAALPAFAMVRDWVLGIGGGPLVSLAIATNILAALTGSASGGMTIALDALGPTFMQIAHSTGLDPSLMHRVAVISSGTLDSLPHNGAVVTMLSVCGCTHRESYLDIVMVAVLGATLALIAVIVLGGMFGSF; this is translated from the coding sequence GTGGGTCTTCTTGGCATTTTTGTAGCTCTTACATTCCTGATGTTCTTTGCCTTTCGCGGTTGGACCATTTTATTGCTCGCACCCGCCGCCGCTTTGATCGCGGCAGCCTTCGCTGGCGAGCCTTTGCTGGCTCACTGGACGCAAACATTCATGATCGCGGCGTCGGGTTTTCTGGCGCAGTTCTTTCCGATTTTCCTACTCGGAGCGTTGTTCGGAAAGCTGATGGATGACAGCGGATCCGTCACAACGATCGCTAACTTCATGACGGACAAGCTCGGCCCTAGTCGCGCCGTTCTAGCGGTGGTACTCGCGGGTGCTCTGGTTACGTACGGAGGCGTGAGCCTTTTCGTTGCTTTCTTCGTGCTCGCTCCGATGGGGTTAGCCTTATTCCAAGCCGGTAACATCCCGCGGCGCCTATTGCCTGCGGCGATTGCTCTTGGCACTTCGACCTTCACGATGTCTGCCTTGCCCGGCAGTCCGGCCATTCAAAATGCGATACCCATGCCATTCTTCGGAACGACGCCTTTTGCGGCGCCCGGGCTCGGCATCATCGCCGCTATAGTGATGTTTGGGTTTGGTATCTGGTGGCTAAACGTTGCGCAAGCCCGCGCGCAGAGAGCTAGCGAAGGCTTCGACAACTCTGTCGTGATGGAGCCTGTGACGTCGACCCTTCATGCTGCCGATGACCTCACGGTTCGAGAACTGGCATCGACCGCTCGGGAATTCGATCCGGCGGAGATTGACGCCGGCGCACGTGCTGCAAACGGTCCACCGATCGTCTTAGCCATGCTGCCACTGGCGGTAGTCATTAGCGCAAATTTCATTATGACCCAGTTTGTCCTTCCACGGATTGATGCGTCGTTTCTGGAGAAGGGACAGTGGGGCGGAACAAGCCTCGCATCGGTAGGTGGAATCTGGTCCGTTTCGGTCGCGCTTTTTCTTGCTATCGTGGTTCTTGTGTTTCTCAATTACAAGCGTCTTCCCGCACTGCGCGATACGGTGGATGCAGGCGCCAATGCATCGGTCTTGCCTGTATTAAGCGTTGCCAGCCTTGTAGGTTTCGGCGCGGTAGTCGCCGCGCTTCCTGCATTCGCAATGGTTCGTGATTGGGTTCTCGGGATCGGTGGCGGCCCTCTCGTTTCGCTCGCCATCGCAACCAATATTCTTGCTGCACTGACAGGATCGGCATCGGGCGGCATGACCATCGCTCTTGATGCGTTAGGCCCGACCTTCATGCAAATCGCCCACAGCACGGGCTTGGACCCGTCCTTGATGCACAGGGTCGCGGTGATTTCATCGGGGACGCTCGATAGTCTTCCGCACAACGGCGCAGTTGTGACCATGCTATCGGTATGCGGCTGCACACATCGGGAGAGCTATCTCGACATAGTGATGGTTGCAGTTTTGGGCGCGACGCTGGCGCTAATCGCGGTTATCGTGCTGGGCGGTATGTTCGGATCATTCTGA
- a CDS encoding monovalent cation/H+ antiporter complex subunit F produces MADYLLALAGAFILLGVLLGVVRLVRGPTSVDRVAAIDMLTVISISLIAIYAHVADRFIYLDVALVYGVLSFLGVLAIARYLERGL; encoded by the coding sequence TTGGCTGATTATTTGCTAGCTCTTGCTGGGGCTTTTATCCTGTTGGGCGTTCTATTGGGCGTTGTGCGTCTAGTTAGGGGCCCAACGTCTGTCGATCGTGTTGCCGCGATAGACATGCTTACCGTTATTTCCATATCGCTCATCGCTATCTACGCCCATGTCGCGGACCGCTTTATTTATCTCGATGTGGCGCTGGTGTATGGCGTCTTGAGCTTCCTCGGTGTCCTTGCCATCGCTAGGTATCTTGAACGCGGACTTTAG
- a CDS encoding patatin-like phospholipase family protein — protein sequence MPIARVESSSEPLLVDLALQGGGSHGAFTWGVLDRLLEEDGVKLEAISGTSAGAMNAAVLAHGLLAGGKEGARTALHDFWRRVADAATFSPFQRSPLDRMLGRWSLDYSPMYIATDLMARLVSPYFFGASGANPLKDILTELVDFDRLAAGRIKLFITCTNVRTGRGRVFRNPEITADVLIASACLPTMFQAVYIDGDPYWDGGYSGNPTIAPLVRECESHDTILVQINPILREEAPTEAHEINNRLNEVSFNAPLMKELKMIALLRKVADQGDGEGWQWAQMRMHLIKSDMLARLGASSKLNAEWEFLTMLRDEGRRAASAFIDEHRDDVGVRSTYDIDSLLEGA from the coding sequence ATGCCTATTGCTCGCGTTGAATCCTCTAGTGAACCTCTTCTTGTTGATTTAGCTCTTCAGGGCGGTGGGTCACACGGCGCCTTTACATGGGGCGTACTCGATCGCCTGCTAGAAGAAGACGGCGTAAAATTGGAGGCCATTTCCGGCACCTCGGCCGGAGCGATGAATGCTGCCGTCCTTGCCCACGGATTGTTGGCCGGGGGTAAGGAGGGCGCCCGCACTGCGCTTCACGACTTCTGGCGGCGGGTGGCTGATGCTGCCACGTTCAGCCCGTTTCAACGAAGTCCGCTCGACCGCATGCTGGGCAGATGGTCGCTCGACTATTCCCCCATGTACATTGCAACCGACCTCATGGCGCGTCTTGTCTCGCCCTATTTCTTCGGAGCAAGCGGAGCCAATCCGTTAAAGGACATATTGACCGAGCTCGTTGATTTCGATCGATTGGCCGCGGGCCGGATTAAGCTTTTTATCACCTGCACCAATGTTCGCACTGGGCGCGGCCGAGTATTCAGGAACCCCGAGATTACCGCTGACGTACTGATCGCTTCCGCCTGCCTTCCGACGATGTTTCAGGCTGTGTACATCGACGGCGATCCGTATTGGGATGGAGGCTATTCCGGCAATCCAACCATCGCTCCTCTGGTTCGTGAGTGCGAGTCACATGACACCATTCTGGTTCAGATCAATCCAATTTTGCGCGAGGAAGCGCCGACTGAGGCCCATGAAATCAACAATCGCCTTAATGAGGTTTCGTTCAACGCTCCGCTCATGAAGGAGCTCAAGATGATCGCCCTGCTGCGCAAAGTTGCAGACCAGGGTGATGGCGAGGGGTGGCAGTGGGCGCAAATGAGAATGCACCTCATTAAGAGCGACATGCTTGCTAGGCTTGGTGCATCATCGAAACTCAATGCCGAGTGGGAATTCCTGACGATGCTGAGAGATGAAGGGCGCCGCGCAGCAAGCGCCTTTATCGACGAGCACCGCGATGACGTTGGTGTGCGCTCCACATACGATATCGACAGTCTTTTGGAAGGAGCCTAA
- a CDS encoding hydrogenase subunit MbhD domain-containing protein: protein MLEPFVYLLCASIVISAFLAVGLKNTLLAMISGGLAGLFAAVCYVILGAPDVAMTEASIGSGLSVLIFLYAIRKTSGSKE, encoded by the coding sequence ATGCTTGAACCGTTCGTCTATCTTCTTTGCGCCAGCATTGTCATCAGTGCGTTTCTGGCGGTCGGCCTAAAAAATACACTTCTAGCGATGATCAGCGGAGGGCTTGCGGGCCTATTCGCAGCGGTTTGCTATGTCATTTTGGGTGCGCCCGACGTCGCAATGACCGAGGCATCCATCGGCTCGGGCCTATCCGTTCTGATCTTTCTTTACGCCATCCGCAAAACGTCTGGATCAAAGGAGTGA
- the mnhG gene encoding monovalent cation/H(+) antiporter subunit G, with protein sequence MTELIGSILILIGAFFHFSAGLGMLRMPDAYTRMQAGTKASTLGNTLVLLGVAFYHPDWTLKLVLIIYFVWMTNPASSHALARAAHFIRIPMAGNSSIDALRDAEAMSRNEL encoded by the coding sequence ATGACGGAGTTAATCGGAAGCATTCTGATTTTGATTGGTGCTTTCTTTCATTTCTCCGCCGGCCTCGGGATGCTGCGGATGCCGGATGCCTATACGCGTATGCAGGCCGGCACAAAGGCTTCAACCCTCGGTAACACCCTCGTGCTTCTGGGAGTGGCCTTCTATCATCCAGACTGGACCTTGAAATTGGTTCTCATCATTTACTTTGTATGGATGACCAATCCCGCCTCTTCACATGCCCTGGCAAGGGCCGCGCACTTCATCCGCATTCCAATGGCGGGGAATTCCAGTATTGACGCACTTCGTGATGCCGAAGCGATGAGCAGGAATGAGCTGTAA
- a CDS encoding proton-conducting transporter membrane subunit translates to MTAITGISLLQQLHGAAPIEILTGGAKPPYAINLRVSLNEAFFAFSVNLVGLIGAYYFLREKYGTILIYLLLVMGIQGMVMTRDLFNLFVFLEIVSVATYGLLSLKGSSAALSATFKYIMATVLASNFFLIGTVFLYVTVGLLNIDELIASKEAIVGPIGFAALIFLLASLLLELKPFPANGWGLDVYETARGDVAALISGGVSTGVFFALFKLLPLFDDQLELIAASGVLTFVVSNLIGLQQTTAKRLLGYSSIGQIGLLTSAACLLRLANADSETSLLVVGGLFANHLFAKVGLFWLADYVGKKRLQDWSIIKKQPLTLATLGILLAAISGFPPFPGFWAKWQLVMILAQDERYAWITLILLGSLLEAAYLFKWFGQTLHGSDELESAPANLGALLPIYAMAALLVIGGIIAAAVVGQTAIWVAIPLVAGVLVLALAWSPTQIQGLAVLALALLGGGWLIRDVTGLNGIFAFLLLVGGVVVSIGSLYRSEERPGFYPLLAVLLLSLPALPRAATTLEFFFIWELITLSSYFLILRSRDVQQHALPFLLFSLFAAFFLLAGFAILKADSASYSLSALRTVGPSGAVVFMLLAIGFLIKAGTLGVHVWLPGAYASSDDDVSALLSAVISKVAIFGLLVGTYVAIRSEVGLQLAHVLGWIGMLTTLAAAMMAVCQDDIKRMLAYSSMSQLGYIVAAIALMSHLGWVTALYLVANHLMVKGILFLVAAALIARTGRRRLSEFGGLARQMPLTFAAASIAILAMSGLPPFVGFGGKWLLLSAMMEKGWYGPALMTLLATFIGLLYMVRFIGAIFFGQGPPEEAAVKEAPAALLTSQALLVAGIIVMSFFPKLLIEPVSRAIDAEFASTLVWEGMSLEMIYGTWNPIPFMLFALAVSALLFGLFWFLQNSDMLKNIISRIARDISPMKRFYDFCKSIFGILTPAWAKAFWCEVAMATDGLAMRARTIYTGNGRTYSLYILYYFITLYVAAGGLRYLWLGK, encoded by the coding sequence ATGACTGCGATCACAGGCATTTCGTTGCTCCAACAGCTGCACGGAGCGGCACCCATCGAGATTTTGACCGGAGGGGCAAAGCCACCTTACGCGATCAATCTCCGTGTCAGTCTCAATGAGGCCTTCTTCGCCTTCAGCGTCAATCTGGTGGGATTGATCGGCGCGTACTACTTCTTGCGCGAAAAATATGGGACGATTCTAATCTACTTGCTTCTGGTCATGGGCATCCAGGGCATGGTGATGACCCGCGACCTTTTCAATCTGTTTGTGTTTCTGGAAATCGTTTCGGTTGCCACTTATGGACTTCTGAGCCTGAAGGGCTCGTCCGCGGCGCTGTCGGCCACTTTTAAATACATCATGGCCACAGTGCTTGCTTCCAACTTCTTCCTGATTGGTACTGTTTTTCTATATGTCACAGTCGGGTTGCTGAATATCGACGAACTGATCGCCAGCAAGGAGGCGATCGTGGGCCCTATAGGGTTCGCGGCACTCATTTTCCTGCTCGCCAGCCTACTACTGGAGCTGAAGCCTTTTCCTGCGAATGGATGGGGACTCGATGTTTATGAAACCGCGCGAGGTGACGTCGCGGCGCTGATCTCCGGAGGTGTTTCTACCGGAGTCTTCTTTGCTCTGTTCAAGCTGCTGCCGTTGTTCGATGACCAATTGGAGCTCATCGCCGCTTCTGGCGTTCTAACATTTGTCGTTTCCAATCTGATCGGTCTGCAGCAGACGACTGCGAAGCGCCTGCTTGGCTATTCCTCCATCGGCCAAATAGGCCTGCTGACGAGCGCCGCTTGCCTTCTGCGTCTGGCCAATGCTGATAGCGAGACTTCGCTTCTGGTCGTCGGCGGACTTTTTGCCAACCACCTCTTTGCGAAAGTGGGGCTTTTCTGGCTGGCGGATTACGTCGGCAAGAAGCGATTGCAAGATTGGTCGATAATTAAGAAACAACCGCTCACATTGGCGACGCTCGGTATCCTATTGGCCGCAATTTCGGGCTTCCCGCCGTTTCCAGGTTTTTGGGCCAAGTGGCAACTTGTGATGATCCTGGCGCAGGATGAACGCTACGCCTGGATTACACTCATCCTTCTAGGTTCCCTTCTCGAAGCTGCCTATTTGTTTAAGTGGTTTGGACAGACGCTGCATGGTTCTGACGAATTAGAAAGTGCGCCAGCCAACCTCGGTGCGCTGCTTCCCATTTACGCGATGGCGGCACTGCTTGTCATAGGCGGCATCATTGCTGCCGCTGTCGTTGGGCAAACAGCAATCTGGGTGGCGATACCGCTTGTCGCGGGCGTTCTCGTTCTCGCGCTTGCTTGGAGCCCAACCCAGATTCAAGGTTTGGCCGTTTTGGCGCTCGCGCTCCTGGGTGGCGGTTGGCTTATTCGGGACGTAACCGGACTGAATGGAATATTTGCGTTCCTGCTTCTGGTGGGCGGCGTTGTCGTATCCATAGGATCGCTCTACCGGTCCGAAGAAAGACCAGGCTTCTATCCACTTTTGGCAGTCCTCTTGCTTTCACTTCCCGCTCTGCCACGTGCTGCGACCACGCTTGAGTTTTTCTTCATTTGGGAACTGATCACTCTTTCATCCTATTTCCTGATTCTTCGAAGCCGAGACGTCCAACAACACGCTTTGCCGTTTTTGCTGTTCTCGCTTTTCGCGGCCTTCTTCCTGCTTGCGGGGTTTGCAATATTAAAAGCCGATAGCGCAAGCTATTCTCTAAGCGCACTACGCACCGTTGGTCCAAGTGGCGCTGTAGTCTTCATGCTGTTAGCCATTGGGTTTTTGATCAAGGCCGGTACGCTCGGCGTCCATGTTTGGTTGCCCGGCGCCTATGCTTCATCCGATGACGACGTATCGGCACTGCTCTCGGCGGTTATCAGCAAGGTTGCGATATTCGGACTACTGGTCGGAACTTATGTTGCCATCCGCTCCGAAGTTGGTTTGCAGCTGGCCCATGTACTCGGTTGGATTGGGATGCTTACCACGCTCGCGGCTGCGATGATGGCGGTTTGCCAGGACGATATAAAGCGAATGTTGGCATATTCTAGTATGAGCCAGCTTGGCTATATCGTAGCGGCAATTGCGTTGATGAGCCATCTGGGCTGGGTCACCGCGTTGTACCTCGTGGCCAACCACCTCATGGTGAAGGGGATATTGTTTCTCGTCGCGGCGGCACTTATTGCCCGAACGGGGCGGCGGCGGCTTTCAGAATTTGGTGGGCTTGCTCGCCAAATGCCGCTGACTTTTGCCGCCGCCTCCATAGCTATTCTAGCGATGTCCGGCCTGCCGCCATTCGTCGGCTTCGGGGGTAAGTGGCTATTGTTGAGCGCCATGATGGAGAAGGGTTGGTACGGACCGGCCCTGATGACGTTGTTGGCGACCTTTATCGGCTTACTCTACATGGTGAGATTCATTGGGGCGATTTTCTTTGGGCAAGGCCCGCCAGAGGAGGCGGCTGTCAAGGAGGCGCCCGCCGCACTACTCACATCGCAGGCTCTACTGGTGGCTGGCATCATAGTTATGTCGTTCTTTCCGAAGTTGCTGATCGAGCCGGTCTCTCGCGCGATCGACGCTGAATTCGCATCGACGCTGGTTTGGGAAGGCATGTCGTTAGAAATGATCTATGGCACTTGGAACCCGATTCCATTCATGCTGTTCGCCTTGGCGGTTTCAGCATTGTTGTTCGGGTTGTTCTGGTTTCTCCAGAACTCCGACATGCTCAAAAATATAATCAGCCGGATCGCTCGGGATATATCGCCGATGAAGCGGTTCTATGATTTTTGCAAATCCATATTTGGCATCCTTACTCCTGCATGGGCAAAAGCGTTCTGGTGCGAAGTCGCTATGGCCACCGACGGCCTCGCCATGCGCGCACGCACGATCTATACAGGGAATGGCCGGACCTATAGTTTGTACATTCTGTACTATTTCATAACACTGTACGTTGCGGCTGGCGGTCTACGCTATCTCTGGCTAGGCAAATAA
- the mbhE gene encoding hydrogen gas-evolving membrane-bound hydrogenase subunit E has protein sequence MQRTSIAFAVIFFGLVFASVALNHSPSETLRPLARNYTDLVPRELGATNVITGILLHYRAFDTLGEVAVLFIVAAAVGLVLGYQNKSGIEDSRQPGRPASEIVQTASRILTPLIAIFAAYIIMNGHLSAGGGFQGGAVLASCVILWVLADAQFEVDVELLSVLESVAGVLFVVVGIAGLIFAGGFLDTRTLPLGQLGAFFSAGAIPILSLLLGIKVGSELSVIVAKFRT, from the coding sequence ATGCAACGAACTTCTATCGCCTTTGCGGTGATTTTCTTTGGGCTGGTATTTGCGAGCGTTGCCCTCAACCACTCGCCCAGTGAAACTCTTCGTCCTCTCGCCCGCAATTACACGGATTTGGTCCCGCGAGAACTCGGTGCAACTAACGTCATCACCGGAATTTTGCTCCACTACCGAGCCTTCGATACACTAGGTGAGGTGGCCGTGCTGTTTATAGTGGCGGCCGCTGTTGGTCTGGTTCTTGGGTATCAGAACAAATCGGGCATTGAGGATTCGCGGCAGCCTGGAAGGCCGGCCTCTGAAATAGTGCAGACGGCCAGCCGAATCCTCACTCCCCTAATCGCGATTTTCGCCGCTTACATCATCATGAACGGACATTTGTCCGCAGGTGGAGGTTTTCAGGGCGGAGCGGTTCTCGCCTCATGCGTTATTTTGTGGGTTTTGGCCGACGCGCAATTTGAGGTCGATGTCGAACTACTAAGCGTGTTGGAGTCGGTGGCAGGAGTCTTGTTCGTCGTTGTAGGAATTGCGGGGCTGATATTTGCTGGCGGGTTCTTGGACACCAGAACGTTGCCGCTAGGACAGCTCGGCGCATTCTTCAGCGCGGGCGCAATTCCAATCTTGTCGCTCCTGCTTGGTATCAAGGTGGGCAGCGAGTTGAGCGTGATAGTCGCCAAGTTTCGCACTTAG
- a CDS encoding metallophosphoesterase, whose amino-acid sequence MSTKKRKLSALAGSLLAEISLTKFLTAWILLIGLPSLSLGLAPMVASAWLATVSNKVASLSGISSLVMLIVVAAIGLFGLRHLTRLVESTFWALHSLAVQPVYVLIREVLAQVTEVEAGASEEQRGRQRAMTAAAAGIITCVIAAFFVAFVWPFTRWSASWADLRTPLQLVAPALANAVAIVSSYLAAASLLWGISDAAMDQPMPFADLADTGQSSGAISKRTAGFRVAHLSDVHVVGERYGFRIESGRAGPRGNERLDRLLEVLASVHSKEPIDVVLLTGDMTDAGRLSEWAEFLERLSANPMLAERTLILPGNHDVNVVDRSNPARLELPTSPGKQLRQMRTLSAMVSVQGDRAHVFDRNTTDIGPTLAEWIEPHRQTIAQFSDSARHYSTGLADLWIGAFPQVIAPSEPDGIGIVILNSNAVSNFSFTNALGLVPAEDVSALRCIVSKFPRAGWIVAMHHHLIEYPMPVSEISERVGTALINGTWFVRQLKPLADRIVVMHGHRHKDWMGRVGKLKIISAPSPVMGVLDADPTYFYIHSIKTPMNAELHLAPAQKVIIKGASATEAA is encoded by the coding sequence TTGAGCACAAAGAAACGGAAGCTCAGTGCTCTTGCGGGAAGCCTGCTCGCTGAAATCAGTCTCACCAAATTCCTGACAGCGTGGATCTTACTTATCGGGCTGCCTAGCCTGTCGCTGGGCTTGGCGCCGATGGTGGCTTCTGCGTGGCTCGCAACCGTATCCAACAAAGTGGCGTCGTTGTCAGGCATCAGCTCCCTCGTGATGCTTATTGTAGTAGCTGCCATTGGCCTCTTCGGCTTGCGACATTTAACGCGCTTGGTTGAAAGTACGTTCTGGGCACTTCACTCGCTTGCCGTTCAGCCTGTCTACGTGTTGATCCGGGAAGTCTTGGCGCAAGTCACGGAAGTGGAGGCTGGCGCGAGCGAAGAACAACGGGGCCGGCAGCGTGCGATGACGGCGGCCGCGGCAGGCATCATTACGTGTGTAATTGCCGCTTTTTTCGTTGCTTTCGTCTGGCCGTTTACCCGCTGGTCGGCAAGTTGGGCAGACTTGCGAACCCCACTGCAACTGGTGGCCCCTGCGCTGGCGAATGCCGTCGCAATTGTTAGTTCTTATCTCGCTGCGGCATCTCTCCTCTGGGGCATAAGCGATGCGGCTATGGACCAGCCGATGCCCTTTGCCGACTTGGCAGATACCGGTCAATCATCGGGCGCCATTTCAAAACGGACAGCTGGTTTCCGTGTCGCTCATTTGTCGGACGTGCATGTCGTTGGCGAGCGGTATGGATTTCGGATTGAAAGTGGACGCGCCGGGCCACGCGGCAACGAGCGGCTGGATAGGCTCTTGGAAGTTCTGGCTAGCGTTCATAGCAAAGAGCCGATTGACGTGGTTCTTCTCACCGGAGACATGACCGATGCCGGTCGTCTTTCGGAATGGGCGGAATTTCTGGAGCGACTTTCCGCCAATCCAATGCTTGCCGAACGGACGCTAATCCTTCCCGGCAATCATGACGTCAATGTTGTAGATCGCTCCAACCCGGCCCGGCTAGAATTACCAACCAGTCCAGGAAAGCAGCTGCGCCAAATGCGAACGCTGTCTGCCATGGTCAGTGTTCAAGGCGACCGCGCGCATGTTTTTGATCGCAACACAACGGACATCGGCCCGACGCTGGCAGAATGGATCGAACCACATCGGCAAACGATCGCGCAGTTCTCCGACAGCGCCCGCCATTACAGTACCGGATTAGCGGATCTATGGATTGGAGCCTTTCCTCAGGTGATCGCGCCAAGCGAGCCCGATGGAATAGGCATCGTTATTCTGAATTCCAATGCGGTATCTAACTTCTCCTTCACAAACGCGCTCGGGCTTGTGCCCGCCGAAGACGTGTCAGCACTTCGCTGCATCGTATCCAAATTTCCTCGTGCTGGCTGGATCGTCGCGATGCATCACCACTTGATTGAATACCCAATGCCGGTCAGCGAGATCTCTGAACGCGTTGGCACAGCGCTGATCAACGGCACTTGGTTTGTGCGCCAATTGAAGCCTTTGGCGGATAGGATCGTAGTCATGCATGGTCATCGACATAAGGACTGGATGGGACGCGTAGGAAAGCTCAAAATTATCTCAGCGCCGTCGCCGGTAATGGGCGTGCTAGATGCCGATCCGACCTACTTCTATATTCATTCGATAAAAACGCCGATGAACGCAGAGCTCCATCTCGCGCCTGCTCAAAAAGTCATAATCAAGGGGGCATCTGCGACCGAAGCGGCCTAG